In a single window of the Pseudomonadales bacterium genome:
- a CDS encoding PDZ domain-containing protein: AAVNTGSSGGALINGQGQLIGITSANYTRTGGSLGIALATPVEIISKVLRDIVDYGFVVRGWIGLKLTQITAELAKQRGFSTSSGVMVTFIHPQSPAASAGIKLGDIITAIDNKPINTGHDGLLEVAEMEPGKTVSISLIRDEQATSLDIQLDIRPINAK; the protein is encoded by the coding sequence ACGCAGCAGTGAATACCGGCAGCTCAGGAGGCGCACTTATTAACGGCCAAGGGCAGCTTATCGGCATAACATCAGCTAATTACACTCGCACCGGTGGCTCCTTGGGTATCGCGCTTGCGACACCCGTAGAAATTATCAGCAAAGTCCTGCGTGATATCGTTGATTATGGCTTTGTCGTGCGCGGCTGGATAGGGCTTAAGCTAACACAAATAACAGCTGAACTCGCTAAACAACGCGGATTTTCAACTAGCAGCGGCGTGATGGTGACTTTCATTCACCCTCAGAGTCCTGCTGCCTCAGCTGGCATAAAACTAGGCGACATCATTACTGCCATAGACAATAAACCGATCAATACCGGACATGATGGCCTGCTAGAGGTTGCAGAGATGGAACCAGGCAAAACTGTTAGCATAAGCCTCATCAGAGATGAGCAGGCTACAAGCCTAGATATTCAACTAGATATACGCCCTATTAATGCCAAGTAA
- a CDS encoding histidinol-phosphate transaminase has product MSKFWSDSVKRLQPYVPGEQPKLSSLIKLNTNENPYPPSPKVDAALSSFASAQLSLYPDPNSLQLKQAIAAEFSVQQDQVFVGNGSDEVLAHAFAAFFKNKSAICFPDISYSFYPVYCQLFDIAFNTIALDNDFSIDINDYPDDCGGIIFPNPNAPTGKFLALDQVVELARRHPDVVVIVDEAYVDFGGESAISLVQDYANILVVQTFSKSRALAGIRLGYAIGHADLIEALERVKNSFNSYPVNRLSEAAALASLSDPEYFQQACQRVIATRVATVAALQDLAFEVLDSKANFLLVKPPCDAAELFAALRQKNIIVRYFDKPRINAYLRISIGTDEEMQSLLDAIAQFLSP; this is encoded by the coding sequence ATGTCGAAGTTTTGGAGTGATAGCGTAAAGCGCCTTCAGCCCTATGTGCCTGGTGAGCAGCCAAAGCTAAGCAGTTTAATTAAGCTGAACACTAACGAAAACCCTTATCCACCATCGCCCAAGGTTGATGCAGCCTTGTCCAGTTTTGCTAGTGCGCAGTTGAGTTTGTACCCGGATCCGAACTCACTGCAGCTGAAACAAGCTATAGCAGCAGAGTTTTCAGTACAGCAAGATCAAGTGTTTGTAGGTAATGGATCTGATGAAGTACTGGCGCATGCTTTTGCTGCGTTTTTTAAGAATAAGTCAGCGATTTGTTTTCCTGATATAAGCTATAGTTTTTATCCAGTCTACTGCCAGCTATTCGATATCGCATTTAACACAATAGCTCTTGATAATGATTTTTCAATTGATATTAATGATTACCCAGATGACTGCGGTGGCATTATTTTTCCGAATCCGAATGCGCCTACGGGTAAGTTTTTAGCGTTGGATCAAGTGGTTGAGCTTGCTCGCAGGCATCCTGACGTTGTGGTAATTGTCGATGAGGCCTATGTTGATTTTGGTGGTGAGAGCGCGATTTCCTTGGTTCAGGATTATGCCAATATATTAGTGGTGCAAACCTTTTCGAAGTCGCGTGCGCTAGCCGGTATTCGTCTGGGCTATGCGATTGGCCATGCTGATCTCATTGAGGCCTTAGAGCGGGTAAAAAACTCATTCAACTCTTATCCAGTTAATCGCCTGAGTGAAGCAGCAGCATTAGCCTCTCTGTCTGACCCCGAGTATTTTCAGCAAGCTTGTCAGCGCGTTATTGCCACGCGAGTGGCAACGGTTGCAGCATTACAAGATTTGGCCTTTGAAGTGCTAGACTCTAAAGCCAATTTTTTACTGGTTAAACCACCTTGTGACGCCGCAGAATTATTTGCCGCACTGCGTCAAAAAAATATTATAGTGCGCTATTTTGATAAGCCGCGGATTAACGCTTATTTAAGAATAAGTATCGGCACCGACGAGGAAATGCAGTCGCTATTGGACGCCATCGCGCAATTCTTATCACCATAG